From Halostella salina, a single genomic window includes:
- a CDS encoding PKD domain-containing protein: MRRVVVLAVVASLLAVPVAAATVPISLSASHPGETTPGSTVAVTLSVTNDGDQPSDAMGVQVEDVPEALTVAEIRSPNGSVAANRNAVFWTDPVPAGETVTATYVVAVDGDAPAETYEFTARAASGDSEVQQAVTVDVVPPNQPPEASVDAPSEATVGEPVTFDGSGSSDPDGTVASYEWDLDGDGEYEATGPTVEHSFDEPGERAVELQVTDDDGAVAMVVRDVQVREAQDGGNDGDGSDDTENASAAAVASDGSPFDLENAPILLGAVAVALVVLFVGWYLVRGGDDGDDAAPADDTGPGGADGPSEFGEPQPSSDGAPPSDQPPPRERTGHEQGAANDGPPGAGPAEGGAPVSGGAGRAARNEPDRPAHGEPNRPARDAPDRAVRDEAGRPGEPAEREPPRQPGGEGSGTEPRRNPEHDRARDDPGRPNSDPDPPTDDAGGDPAAGDGTDGDPAGGTEPEGTIESPAYCPHCGAAIAEYDLPTLEFCPDCGSDLQE; the protein is encoded by the coding sequence ATGAGACGGGTCGTCGTCCTCGCCGTCGTGGCGTCGCTGCTGGCCGTCCCGGTCGCGGCGGCGACCGTGCCGATCTCCCTCTCGGCGAGCCACCCCGGCGAGACGACGCCCGGCAGCACCGTCGCGGTGACGCTGTCGGTGACAAACGACGGCGACCAGCCGTCCGACGCGATGGGCGTGCAGGTCGAGGACGTCCCCGAGGCGCTGACCGTCGCCGAGATCCGGTCGCCGAACGGCTCGGTCGCGGCGAACCGCAACGCCGTCTTCTGGACCGACCCCGTGCCGGCCGGGGAGACGGTGACCGCGACGTACGTCGTCGCAGTCGACGGCGACGCCCCGGCCGAGACCTACGAGTTCACGGCCCGGGCCGCCAGCGGCGACAGCGAGGTCCAGCAGGCCGTGACCGTCGACGTGGTTCCCCCGAACCAGCCCCCCGAGGCGTCGGTCGACGCGCCGAGCGAGGCCACCGTCGGGGAGCCGGTCACGTTCGACGGCAGCGGCTCGTCGGACCCCGACGGCACGGTCGCGTCGTACGAGTGGGACCTGGACGGCGACGGCGAGTACGAGGCGACCGGTCCGACGGTCGAGCACAGCTTCGACGAACCCGGCGAACGGGCCGTGGAACTGCAGGTCACCGACGACGATGGGGCGGTCGCAATGGTAGTGCGCGACGTGCAGGTACGCGAGGCGCAGGACGGCGGCAACGACGGCGACGGCTCCGACGACACGGAGAACGCATCGGCGGCGGCCGTCGCCAGCGACGGGTCGCCGTTCGACCTGGAGAACGCGCCCATCCTGCTGGGAGCCGTCGCCGTCGCGCTTGTGGTGCTGTTCGTCGGGTGGTATCTCGTCCGTGGCGGCGATGACGGGGACGACGCGGCCCCCGCCGACGACACCGGTCCCGGCGGTGCGGACGGCCCCTCGGAGTTCGGGGAGCCGCAGCCGTCGAGCGACGGCGCGCCGCCGTCCGACCAGCCTCCGCCGCGGGAACGCACCGGGCACGAGCAGGGGGCGGCAAACGACGGGCCGCCCGGTGCCGGTCCCGCAGAGGGCGGTGCGCCAGTCTCGGGTGGAGCCGGACGGGCGGCCCGCAACGAGCCGGACCGACCGGCGCACGGTGAACCGAACCGACCGGCTCGCGATGCGCCTGACCGGGCGGTTCGGGACGAGGCGGGCCGGCCGGGCGAACCAGCCGAGCGCGAGCCGCCCCGGCAGCCCGGCGGCGAGGGCTCCGGCACGGAGCCGCGACGGAACCCCGAGCACGACCGGGCGCGCGACGATCCCGGCCGGCCGAACAGCGACCCGGATCCGCCAACCGACGACGCCGGTGGCGACCCAGCGGCCGGGGACGGCACCGACGGCGACCCAGCCGGGGGTACCGAGCCCGAAGGCACCATCGAGTCACCGGCGTACTGTCCGCACTGCGGGGCGGCGATCGCGGAGTACGACCTGCCGACGCTGGAGTTCTGTCCGGACTGCGGCTCCGACCTGCAGGAGTGA
- a CDS encoding APC family permease, translating to MSGRFGLTEAVAIALGGMIGGGIYAVLGVVVKVSGALAWLAFAIAGGVALCAGYSYVVLNRACDDRGGSPTFIESFAGSSTLAGMAGWTLLVGYVGSMAMYAFAFGSYFVDIAGLGSVAGVPARPAVSALVVAAFVGLNLVGVKETGLVEVVLVAAKIAVLAGFVALGLAEAVGGDGVATGVGSVGAGPVVAAAVSFVAFQGWQLLLYDQDAIADPVETIRRAIYVSIPVAVLVYVGVAVVTTSLVETSLVVRHPETALAAAAERFGGGTGRLVISLSALFSTASAINATLFSGVQFADGLVADGLMPDRFEGDGAGAVPPRIVLGLGALTLAFTVYGSLQGITSFASLAFIVVFGAMSYLALGEAEGWSRAVPAVGLAGTALFLPLLLWHLYADQRGVFVTVLAAAALVLAVELAYFERGSVAEGIRRVEKRI from the coding sequence ATGAGCGGTCGATTCGGTCTCACGGAGGCCGTGGCGATCGCACTTGGCGGGATGATCGGCGGCGGGATCTACGCGGTCCTCGGCGTCGTCGTCAAGGTGTCGGGGGCGCTCGCGTGGCTCGCCTTCGCCATCGCCGGCGGGGTGGCGCTGTGTGCGGGCTACTCCTACGTCGTCCTCAACCGCGCATGCGATGACCGGGGCGGTTCGCCGACGTTCATCGAGTCGTTCGCGGGTAGTTCGACGCTGGCCGGGATGGCCGGCTGGACCCTGCTCGTCGGCTACGTCGGCTCGATGGCGATGTACGCCTTCGCGTTCGGGAGCTACTTCGTCGACATCGCCGGCCTCGGCTCCGTCGCCGGGGTGCCGGCGCGCCCGGCCGTGTCGGCGCTGGTCGTCGCCGCGTTCGTCGGTCTCAACCTCGTCGGCGTGAAGGAGACGGGGCTGGTCGAGGTCGTGCTGGTCGCGGCGAAGATCGCCGTCCTCGCGGGGTTCGTCGCACTGGGGCTCGCCGAAGCCGTCGGGGGCGACGGCGTGGCGACCGGCGTCGGCTCGGTCGGTGCGGGACCGGTCGTGGCCGCGGCGGTGTCGTTCGTCGCGTTCCAGGGCTGGCAGCTACTGCTGTACGACCAGGACGCGATCGCGGACCCCGTCGAGACGATCCGCCGGGCGATCTACGTCTCGATCCCCGTCGCCGTTCTCGTCTACGTCGGCGTCGCCGTCGTCACCACGAGCCTCGTCGAAACCTCGCTGGTCGTCCGGCACCCCGAGACGGCGCTCGCCGCGGCGGCCGAGCGGTTCGGCGGGGGGACCGGCCGCCTCGTCATCTCGCTGTCGGCGCTGTTCTCCACCGCGAGCGCGATCAACGCGACGCTGTTCAGCGGCGTCCAGTTCGCCGACGGCCTCGTCGCGGACGGCCTCATGCCCGACCGGTTCGAGGGCGACGGGGCGGGCGCGGTGCCGCCGCGGATCGTCCTCGGCCTCGGCGCGCTCACGCTCGCCTTCACCGTCTACGGGAGCCTTCAGGGGATCACCTCCTTCGCGTCGCTCGCCTTCATCGTCGTGTTCGGCGCCATGAGCTATCTCGCGCTCGGGGAAGCCGAGGGGTGGTCGCGGGCCGTCCCCGCCGTCGGCCTCGCCGGGACCGCGCTCTTCCTCCCGCTGTTGCTGTGGCACCTCTACGCCGACCAGCGCGGCGTGTTCGTGACGGTGCTGGCCGCCGCCGCGCTGGTGCTTGCCGTCGAACTGGCGTACTTCGAGCGGGGGTCGGTCGCCGAGGGCATCCGACGGGTCGAGAAGCGGATCTGA
- a CDS encoding nicotinamide-nucleotide adenylyltransferase: protein MQRGFYIGRFQPFHNGHRSMVQAIAEDVDELVLGIGSAGDSHSKHDPFTAGERIMMVTKSLVDVDLVTYAVPIEDLDRNSVWVSHVQSMSPDFDVAYSNNPLVIQLFEEAGVEVRQSPMFNRDVLEGTEVRERMIKGTNWQPLVPDPVVEVIEEIGGIERIQRVSETDSNGD from the coding sequence ATGCAACGGGGCTTCTACATCGGCAGGTTCCAGCCCTTCCACAACGGTCACCGGAGCATGGTGCAGGCGATCGCGGAGGACGTGGACGAACTCGTCCTCGGCATCGGGAGCGCCGGGGACTCCCACAGCAAGCACGACCCGTTCACCGCGGGCGAGCGGATCATGATGGTGACGAAGTCGCTGGTCGACGTCGACCTCGTGACCTACGCCGTGCCAATCGAGGACCTGGACCGCAACTCGGTGTGGGTGAGCCACGTCCAGAGCATGAGCCCCGACTTCGACGTCGCCTACTCGAACAACCCGCTCGTGATCCAGCTGTTCGAGGAGGCCGGCGTGGAGGTGCGCCAGTCCCCGATGTTCAACCGCGACGTGCTGGAGGGGACGGAGGTCCGCGAGCGCATGATCAAGGGGACGAACTGGCAGCCGCTGGTGCCGGACCCGGTCGTCGAGGTCATCGAGGAGATCGGCGGCATCGAACGCATCCAGCGCGTCAGCGAGACCGACAGCAACGGCGACTGA
- a CDS encoding PKD domain-containing protein — translation MGSDRSTGDDSAGADDGGDLPVARRTVLKSAAGALGVGVGVAGTTGAAAARRDAVLSEGFEDYSVGGYPNGWKKNGNSDQGVVDSPAASGDRALRLTGSSGGCWEAIANAPIDLPESGSATLRLSVYPTTNGEVGCHDNRGDIGLGTSAESWNAGDGWRLVQFGTDDRLVGPGGTDLGPYETGAWQTLEFTYERTERGVRVSFAVDGAERGSAVRPVSEFENDISWLTLSSGEFTIYFDDVTLTTGDGGGPTASFTFSPSDPETNETVQFDASGSEDPDGSIERYEWDFTGDGTFNVTGQTVDHRFTDDVDYDVTLRVTDDAGNRDTVTKTVPVSGSNSAPDAAFTYSPSDPAVGDEVTFDAGPSADPDGTIQSYNWDLNADGTADVQGEVVSETYDSAGEYTVTLAVEDDAGSHDTVQRTVSVGEGNASPTADFTVSPDAPAVGEQVTLDASAASDPDGSIASYEWDVDGDGSVETQGQAVGVAYDESGTYTVTLEVRDDDGATDTARRTIGVETSNTPPSAAFEYTPGDPAVGETVTLDASGSSDPDGSVVSYEWDVDGDGSYERSGRTVDYAFESAGDHPVTLRVTDDAGATDEVTDTVPVVELEGPEPSFTISNPEPMLGEAVTLDASGSSDPDGTVRAYEWDVDGDGEYEKRGVEVTHRFESTDATQVSLRVTDGDGLQGTSRQNVAVAQTFRSRRSRKFDLADSIDDDSVLATLEPLADVPGDRELAEYTFGELETAAGTGEIDPGTANEAARRLLIGERATHGIVETIGPGNDTTGLRFARRIAESVCSVGIKLLLFKVAIGEKLASLASGLVASTLLYTAGETIADGIDYLFTNMLPADDGRTEARTEAKSKARGLWDDIAAGAAATAELIAEAIETLADVVEGIVRATVEFSRVAPLSMTTSPESLGELAFGNSIWREQIRLHSDLQPDSVAGGLPGSTETVAQAREDGVTTVRTNFENIASDLDTLKNDLGDFNVVDSVADIGEADSWADYGLQALQALASLLSSIFSLLVESFAIGATGTAILMARKIHAEVIDSVLAGEHRVDGWAPV, via the coding sequence ATGGGATCCGATCGGTCAACGGGGGATGACTCGGCGGGTGCGGACGACGGGGGCGACCTGCCGGTCGCGCGGCGGACGGTGCTCAAGTCGGCCGCCGGGGCGCTGGGCGTCGGGGTCGGAGTCGCGGGCACGACGGGGGCAGCCGCCGCCCGGCGCGACGCGGTCCTCTCGGAAGGGTTCGAGGACTACTCGGTCGGCGGCTACCCGAACGGCTGGAAGAAAAACGGCAACAGCGACCAGGGGGTCGTCGACTCGCCAGCGGCCAGCGGCGACCGGGCGCTGCGGCTGACCGGCAGTTCGGGCGGCTGCTGGGAGGCCATCGCCAACGCGCCGATCGACCTGCCGGAGTCGGGGTCGGCGACCCTCCGGCTGTCGGTGTATCCGACGACGAACGGCGAGGTGGGCTGCCACGACAACCGCGGGGATATCGGGCTCGGGACGAGCGCGGAGTCGTGGAACGCCGGCGACGGGTGGCGGCTGGTCCAGTTCGGCACCGACGACCGCCTCGTCGGCCCCGGCGGCACCGACCTCGGCCCGTACGAGACCGGCGCGTGGCAGACCCTGGAGTTCACCTACGAGCGGACCGAGCGGGGCGTCCGGGTCAGCTTCGCCGTCGACGGGGCGGAACGGGGGTCGGCCGTCCGCCCGGTCAGCGAGTTCGAGAACGACATCTCGTGGCTGACGCTGTCGAGCGGCGAGTTCACGATCTATTTCGACGACGTGACGCTGACGACCGGTGACGGCGGCGGGCCGACGGCGTCCTTTACGTTCTCCCCCTCGGACCCGGAGACGAACGAGACGGTGCAGTTCGACGCCAGCGGCTCCGAGGACCCCGACGGCAGCATCGAGCGCTACGAGTGGGACTTCACCGGCGACGGCACGTTCAACGTCACCGGACAGACTGTCGACCACCGGTTCACCGACGACGTCGACTACGACGTGACGCTCCGCGTGACCGACGACGCCGGCAACCGGGACACGGTGACCAAAACGGTCCCCGTCAGCGGCAGCAACAGCGCGCCCGACGCCGCATTCACCTACTCCCCCTCGGACCCGGCGGTCGGCGACGAGGTCACGTTCGACGCCGGCCCGTCCGCGGACCCCGACGGGACGATCCAGTCGTACAACTGGGACCTGAACGCGGACGGCACCGCGGACGTGCAGGGGGAGGTCGTCTCCGAGACGTACGACTCGGCCGGGGAATACACGGTGACGCTCGCCGTCGAGGACGACGCCGGGAGCCACGACACGGTCCAGCGGACGGTGTCGGTCGGCGAGGGCAACGCAAGCCCCACCGCCGACTTCACCGTCTCGCCGGACGCCCCGGCGGTCGGCGAGCAGGTGACGCTCGACGCCAGCGCCGCCAGCGACCCCGACGGCAGCATCGCCAGCTACGAGTGGGACGTGGACGGCGACGGCTCGGTCGAGACGCAGGGGCAGGCGGTCGGGGTGGCCTACGACGAGTCCGGGACGTACACGGTCACGCTCGAAGTCCGTGACGACGACGGAGCGACCGACACCGCCCGGCGGACCATCGGCGTCGAGACCTCGAACACGCCGCCGTCCGCCGCGTTCGAGTACACACCCGGCGACCCCGCAGTGGGCGAGACGGTCACGCTCGACGCCTCCGGTTCGTCCGACCCCGACGGCTCGGTCGTCTCGTACGAATGGGACGTGGACGGCGACGGCAGCTACGAGCGGTCCGGCCGGACCGTCGACTACGCGTTCGAGTCGGCGGGCGACCACCCGGTCACGCTACGCGTCACGGACGACGCCGGCGCGACCGACGAGGTGACCGACACCGTCCCCGTCGTCGAACTGGAGGGGCCCGAGCCGTCCTTTACCATCTCGAACCCCGAGCCGATGCTCGGCGAGGCAGTCACGCTCGACGCCTCCGGCTCGTCCGACCCCGACGGCACCGTCAGGGCCTACGAGTGGGACGTCGACGGCGACGGCGAGTACGAGAAACGCGGCGTGGAGGTGACCCACCGGTTCGAGAGCACCGATGCGACGCAGGTGTCCCTTCGGGTCACCGACGGCGACGGGCTGCAGGGGACCTCGCGGCAGAACGTCGCCGTCGCGCAGACGTTCCGGAGCCGGCGCTCGCGGAAGTTCGACCTCGCGGACTCGATCGACGACGACTCGGTCCTCGCGACGCTGGAACCGCTTGCGGACGTACCGGGCGACAGGGAACTGGCGGAGTACACGTTCGGCGAACTGGAGACGGCGGCGGGCACCGGGGAGATCGACCCGGGTACGGCCAACGAGGCCGCCCGCCGGCTGCTGATCGGCGAGCGGGCGACCCACGGGATCGTCGAGACCATCGGCCCGGGCAACGACACGACCGGGCTGCGGTTCGCCCGGCGGATCGCGGAGTCGGTGTGCAGCGTCGGGATCAAGCTCCTGCTGTTCAAGGTCGCTATCGGCGAGAAGCTCGCGTCGCTGGCGTCAGGCCTCGTTGCGAGCACGCTGCTGTACACGGCCGGGGAGACGATCGCAGACGGGATCGACTACCTCTTTACCAACATGCTCCCGGCCGACGACGGGCGGACCGAGGCGCGCACGGAGGCGAAATCGAAGGCCCGGGGCCTCTGGGACGACATCGCCGCGGGCGCGGCGGCGACCGCCGAACTCATCGCCGAGGCCATCGAGACCCTCGCGGACGTCGTCGAGGGGATCGTCCGTGCGACCGTCGAGTTCAGCCGGGTCGCCCCGCTGTCGATGACCACGTCGCCGGAGTCGCTCGGGGAGCTCGCGTTCGGCAACAGCATCTGGCGGGAACAGATACGACTGCACAGCGACCTCCAGCCCGATAGCGTCGCCGGCGGGCTCCCGGGAAGCACGGAGACGGTCGCCCAGGCCCGGGAGGACGGCGTGACCACCGTCAGAACGAACTTCGAGAACATCGCGTCGGATCTGGACACGCTGAAAAACGACCTCGGGGACTTCAACGTCGTCGACTCCGTCGCGGACATCGGCGAAGCGGACTCGTGGGCCGACTACGGCCTGCAGGCGCTGCAGGCGCTGGCCTCGCTGCTGTCCAGCATCTTCAGCCTGCTCGTGGAGAGCTTCGCCATCGGGGCGACCGGGACGGCGATCCTCATGGCTCGCAAGATACACGCGGAAGTCATCGACAGCGTGCTGGCGGGAGAACATCGCGTCGACGGCTGGGCACCGGTGTAA
- a CDS encoding SAM hydrolase/SAM-dependent halogenase family protein: protein MITLASDFGSPYPAAMKGVILQESDARLVDVAHDFPRQDVRAAAFWLREVLPWFPPAVHLAVIDPGVGTDRAAVVARAGDHALVGPDNGALVPAARELAEKPDGVEWFRIDDADAESTTFHGRDVFAPAAAAVHEAGVVGLDSLDLLTPVDDFEALSFPEPTVRDDAVVGEVLVVDGFGNAITNVPGDVVSGLDAVTVNGQSVPVGETFAAVPEGQWLVTVGSHGNVELDVNRGRGDEAFGVDPGDEVRLTFR from the coding sequence ATGATCACGCTCGCCTCCGACTTCGGCTCGCCGTACCCCGCCGCGATGAAAGGCGTGATCCTGCAGGAGTCGGACGCGCGGCTGGTCGACGTGGCCCACGACTTTCCGCGGCAGGACGTGCGCGCCGCGGCGTTCTGGCTCCGCGAGGTGCTCCCGTGGTTCCCGCCGGCGGTTCACCTCGCCGTGATAGACCCGGGCGTCGGCACCGACCGCGCCGCCGTCGTCGCCCGCGCCGGCGACCACGCGCTCGTCGGGCCGGACAACGGCGCCCTCGTCCCGGCGGCTCGGGAGTTGGCCGAGAAGCCCGACGGCGTGGAGTGGTTCCGGATCGACGACGCGGACGCCGAAAGCACAACGTTTCACGGCCGCGACGTGTTCGCGCCGGCGGCCGCCGCAGTCCACGAGGCCGGCGTCGTCGGGCTGGATTCGCTGGACCTGCTGACCCCCGTCGACGATTTCGAGGCGCTCTCCTTCCCCGAGCCGACCGTCCGGGACGACGCCGTCGTCGGCGAAGTGCTGGTCGTCGACGGCTTCGGCAACGCGATCACGAACGTCCCCGGGGACGTGGTGTCGGGGCTGGACGCGGTGACCGTGAACGGCCAGTCGGTCCCCGTCGGCGAGACGTTCGCCGCGGTGCCCGAGGGCCAGTGGCTCGTCACCGTCGGCAGCCACGGCAACGTCGAACTCGACGTGAACCGGGGGCGCGGCGACGAGGCGTTCGGCGTGGACCCGGGCGACGAGGTACGGCTAACGTTCCGGTAG
- a CDS encoding CARDB domain-containing protein, with the protein MTDIPHHHDRLAEAVRTGDIETALDAQRAIATSSPPLPELLDEFRAAVDAGDDARAETVLTKIDDRIEERRPAEQASVEQAALTREENDPDRETLTELQTHIENATETSLDRAGFLGVATTYLEDGWDDTSEVTEAADTLGSKERELQSSVERVEETLDSTTLPASVEVVAIGNATARRQVDEEFAVTATVENLGDRRATDVTVRVEPGDGLAASPGERGPIAVEPGQRREVEFTVVGTRSGEFTLGFRVDSENAGVSSGETTVIVRSEADPPATPVEALAGTDGEVTFDDVITAISLYNQDEPVPETDGMTLDFGDVVGVIAAYNERET; encoded by the coding sequence ATGACCGACATTCCACACCACCACGACCGACTCGCGGAGGCAGTCCGGACCGGGGACATCGAGACGGCGCTGGACGCCCAGCGCGCGATAGCGACCAGCAGCCCGCCGCTGCCCGAACTGCTCGACGAGTTCCGGGCCGCGGTGGACGCCGGCGACGACGCGCGGGCGGAGACGGTCCTGACGAAGATCGACGACCGGATCGAGGAGCGCCGGCCGGCCGAGCAGGCATCCGTCGAACAGGCGGCGCTCACCCGCGAGGAGAACGACCCGGACCGGGAGACGCTGACGGAACTGCAGACACACATCGAGAACGCGACCGAGACGAGCCTCGACAGGGCGGGGTTTCTCGGGGTCGCGACGACGTATCTGGAGGACGGCTGGGACGACACCAGCGAGGTCACCGAGGCCGCCGACACGCTCGGCAGCAAGGAACGGGAGCTCCAGTCGTCGGTCGAGCGCGTCGAGGAGACGCTCGACTCGACGACGCTCCCCGCCAGCGTCGAGGTCGTCGCCATCGGCAACGCGACCGCCCGCCGGCAGGTCGACGAGGAGTTCGCCGTCACCGCGACCGTCGAGAACCTCGGCGACCGGCGCGCCACGGACGTGACGGTGCGCGTGGAGCCCGGCGACGGGCTGGCCGCCAGCCCGGGCGAACGGGGACCGATCGCGGTCGAACCGGGCCAGCGCCGGGAGGTGGAGTTCACGGTCGTCGGAACCCGCTCGGGCGAGTTCACGCTCGGGTTCCGGGTCGATTCGGAGAACGCCGGCGTCTCCAGCGGCGAGACGACCGTCATCGTGCGGTCGGAGGCTGATCCCCCTGCCACGCCCGTCGAGGCTCTCGCCGGCACGGACGGCGAGGTGACGTTCGACGACGTGATCACCGCGATCAGCCTCTACAATCAGGACGAACCGGTCCCCGAGACGGACGGGATGACCCTCGACTTCGGCGACGTGGTCGGCGTCATCGCCGCGTACAACGAGCGTGAGACATGA
- the lonB gene encoding ATP-dependent protease LonB: protein MSNDTDTDDVSPEPEEHDPGEGVDAPTDQEGVDPDPDEPLESGDSPGRSERPSTEATDADAGDDDPLEDLGSQVDRDLIDDDEEDNLLGGLQIDSTEDIDVPDKLVDQVIGQDDARDIVKKAAKQRRHVMMIGTPGTGKSMLAKAMSELLPKEDLQDVLVYHNPDDGNEPKVRTVPAGKGEQIVEAHKDEARKKNRMRSFLMWIIIAIVLGYTLLSPASILLGILAAGVVYLAFRYSNRGSDAMIPNLIVNAADESTAPFEDATGAHAGALLGDVRHDPFQSGGMETPSHDRVEPGAIHKANKGVLFVDEINTLDIRSQQKLMTAIQEGEFSITGQSERSSGAMVQTEPVPCDFIMIAAGNLDAMENMHPALRSRIKGYGYEVYMDDTIDDTPEMRRKYARFIAQEVEKDGRLPHYTPEAIEEVILEAKRRAGRKGHLTLKLRDLGGLVRVAGDIARAEDAEYTTRDHVLQAKRRSRSIEQQLADDYIERRKDYELTVSEGDVVGRVNGLAVMGEDSGIVLPVMAEVTPSQGPGQVIATGKLQEMAEEAVQNVSAIIKKFSDEDISEKDVHIQFVQAGQQGVDGDSASITVATAVVSALEDAPVRQDLAMTGSLSVRGDVLPVGGVTHKIEAAAKSGLDTVIIPAANEQDVMIEEEYEEQVEIVPVSHISEVLEVALAGETENDGLVDRIKSITGSALERQVGRGSSSPSPQ from the coding sequence ATGAGCAACGATACGGACACGGACGACGTTTCCCCGGAGCCGGAGGAACACGACCCCGGCGAGGGGGTCGACGCCCCCACCGACCAGGAGGGCGTCGATCCCGACCCGGACGAACCCCTGGAGTCGGGTGACTCCCCGGGGCGAAGCGAGCGCCCGTCTACGGAGGCGACGGACGCCGACGCGGGCGACGACGACCCGCTGGAGGACCTCGGTAGCCAGGTCGACAGGGACCTCATCGACGACGACGAGGAGGACAACCTGCTGGGCGGACTCCAGATCGACTCGACCGAGGACATCGATGTCCCGGACAAGCTCGTCGACCAGGTGATCGGGCAGGACGACGCCCGCGACATCGTCAAGAAGGCCGCCAAGCAGCGCCGCCACGTGATGATGATCGGCACCCCGGGGACGGGGAAGTCGATGCTGGCGAAGGCGATGAGCGAACTCCTCCCGAAGGAGGACCTGCAGGACGTACTCGTCTACCACAACCCCGACGACGGCAACGAGCCGAAGGTCCGGACGGTGCCGGCCGGCAAGGGCGAGCAGATCGTGGAGGCCCACAAGGACGAGGCCCGGAAGAAAAACCGGATGCGCTCGTTCCTGATGTGGATCATCATCGCCATCGTGCTGGGCTACACGCTGCTGTCGCCCGCGAGCATCCTGCTCGGCATCCTCGCGGCCGGCGTGGTCTACCTCGCCTTCCGCTACTCCAACCGCGGTAGCGACGCGATGATCCCGAACCTCATCGTCAACGCCGCCGACGAGAGCACCGCGCCGTTCGAGGACGCGACGGGCGCTCACGCCGGCGCGCTGCTGGGCGACGTCCGCCACGACCCGTTCCAGTCCGGCGGCATGGAGACGCCCAGCCACGACCGCGTCGAGCCCGGGGCGATCCACAAGGCGAACAAGGGTGTCCTGTTCGTCGACGAGATCAACACGCTCGACATCCGCTCCCAGCAGAAGCTGATGACCGCGATCCAGGAGGGCGAGTTCTCGATCACGGGCCAGTCCGAGCGCTCCTCGGGCGCGATGGTCCAGACCGAGCCGGTCCCCTGTGACTTCATCATGATCGCGGCGGGGAACCTCGACGCGATGGAGAACATGCACCCCGCGCTCCGTTCCCGCATCAAGGGGTACGGGTACGAGGTGTACATGGACGACACCATCGACGACACCCCCGAGATGCGCCGCAAGTACGCGCGCTTCATCGCGCAGGAGGTCGAGAAGGACGGCCGCCTGCCCCACTACACGCCCGAGGCTATCGAGGAGGTCATCCTCGAAGCCAAGCGCCGCGCGGGCCGCAAGGGCCACCTGACGCTGAAGCTGCGCGACCTCGGCGGGCTGGTCCGCGTCGCGGGCGACATCGCCCGCGCCGAGGACGCCGAGTACACCACCCGCGACCACGTGCTGCAGGCGAAACGCCGGAGCCGCTCCATCGAGCAGCAGCTCGCGGACGACTACATCGAGCGCCGCAAGGACTACGAGCTCACCGTCTCCGAGGGCGACGTGGTCGGCCGCGTCAACGGCCTCGCGGTCATGGGCGAGGACAGCGGCATCGTCCTCCCCGTGATGGCCGAGGTGACCCCCTCGCAGGGGCCCGGTCAGGTGATCGCCACCGGGAAGCTCCAGGAGATGGCCGAGGAGGCCGTCCAGAACGTCTCGGCGATCATCAAGAAGTTCTCCGACGAGGACATCTCGGAGAAGGACGTCCACATCCAGTTCGTGCAGGCGGGCCAGCAGGGCGTCGACGGCGACTCCGCCTCCATCACGGTGGCGACCGCCGTCGTCTCCGCGCTGGAGGACGCGCCGGTCCGGCAGGACCTGGCGATGACCGGCTCCCTCTCCGTCCGGGGCGACGTGCTCCCGGTCGGCGGCGTCACCCACAAGATCGAGGCCGCGGCGAAGTCGGGCCTCGACACCGTGATCATCCCGGCCGCCAACGAGCAGGACGTGATGATCGAGGAGGAGTACGAGGAACAGGTCGAGATCGTCCCCGTCTCCCACATCAGCGAGGTGCTGGAGGTCGCGCTGGCCGGCGAGACCGAGAACGACGGGCTCGTCGACCGCATCAAGAGCATCACCGGGTCGGCCCTCGAACGGCAGGTCGGCCGCGGCAGCTCCAGCCCCAGCCCGCAGTAA